The following coding sequences are from one Homalodisca vitripennis isolate AUS2020 chromosome 7, UT_GWSS_2.1, whole genome shotgun sequence window:
- the LOC124366893 gene encoding uncharacterized protein LOC124366893: MGDFNCSLLGPDNYDKTNLANLFRSCNLTILLLNTTHHTATADTLLDVMAVADPDRVVHHGQYPAPGLSRHDLIFCVYRLSIPKACPKFVSFRNYKYIDSDALLNNAWALPWNEVILAPTVDLMVNKFSSFVSSLCDQHAPLVTRRVTRRPAPWITDVIRNLQAQRDSAFRKAKRTKSPAD, from the coding sequence atgggGGACTTTAACTGCAGTTTACTGGGACCTGATAACTACGACAAGACCAACTTGGCTAACCTCTTCCGTTCCTGTAATTTAACTATTCTTCTACTAAACACCACTCACCACACAGCTACTGCCGACACATTGCTGGATGTTATGGCAGTTGCTGACCCGGATCGCGTTGTGCATCATGGACAATACCCTGCCCCTGGCCTTTCTCGACATGACCTCATCTTCTGTGTTTACAGACTATCCATTCCTAAGGCGTGCCCCAAATTCGTATccttcagaaattacaaatatattgattcagATGCTCTTCTCAATAATGCGTGGGCTTTACCATGGAATGAGGTAATTCTAGCCCCTACTGTTGATCTTatggtcaataaatttagctCTTTTGTTTCTTCACTTTGTGACCAGCACGCTCCACTGGTGACAAGGAGGGTTACTAGGCGGCCAGCTCCCTGGATCACAGATGTTATACGTAATTTGCAGGCTCAAAGAGATTCTGCATTTCGTAAAGCAAAACGTACTAAGTCACCTGCTGATTGA